Proteins encoded by one window of Sphaerodactylus townsendi isolate TG3544 linkage group LG02, MPM_Stown_v2.3, whole genome shotgun sequence:
- the LOC125426791 gene encoding lysosomal membrane ascorbate-dependent ferrireductase CYB561A3 isoform X2, giving the protein MKWSDVTIDASVMSLYTKGVDRHRVLPSSSEMPGIQFLPFSILLGILGILCVGLTGFWSQHWLGGFAWDGSSEMFNWHPVFMVTGMLVLYGSAALVYRVPLSWEGPKLPWKLLHAGLTLTAFLLVILGLVAVFEFHNKKKIPNMYSLHSWLGLTAVVLFSCQWLMGFASFLLPWAPIWLRALYKPIHVFFGSAILSVVMAACISGINEKLFFRLTNSTTPYSNLPAEAWFANILGLLILIYGLLVLWALAMSAWKRPDANSQDIQEPLLQEGR; this is encoded by the exons GTGTTCTTCCCTCTAGTAGTGAGATGCCTGGTATCCAGTTCCTGCCATTTTCTATCCTGCTTGGAATTCTGGGGATTCTCTGTGTGGGACTGACAGGATTCTGGAGCCAACACTGGCTTGGTGGCTTTGCCTGGGATGGTTCTTCTGAAATGTTCAACTGGCATCCAGTTTTTATGGTAACAGGCATGTTGGTCTTATATGGCTCAG CGGCACTGGTATATCGTGTGCCCCTTTCCTGGGAGGGgcccaagcttccatggaagcTGCTCCATGCAGGACTGACCTTGACAGCATTTCTCCTTGTCATATTGGGGCTGGTTGCTGTCTTTGAGTTTCACAACAAAAAGAAGATCCCCAACATGTACTCACTGCACAGCTGGCTGGGGCTAACTGCTGTAGTGCTTTTCTCCTGCCAG TGGCTAATGGGATTTGCATCTTTCCTGCTACCTTGGGCCCCCATCTGGCTGCGAGCCCTCTACAAGCCCATCCATGTTTTCTTTGGCTCTGCCATCCTTTCTGTAGTTATGGCAGCCTGTATCTCTGGCATTAATGAGAAGCTGTTCTTCAGACT AACAAATTCAACAACACCATACTCAAATCTCCCTGCAGAAGCCTGGTTTGCTAACATCTTGGGGTTACTTATCCTGATTTATGGGCTCTTGGTGTTATGGGCTCTTGCTATGTCTGCATGGAAGCGTCCAGATGCAAATTCACAAGACATACAAGAg CCCTTGCTTCAGGAAGGCAGATGA
- the LOC125426791 gene encoding lysosomal membrane ascorbate-dependent ferrireductase CYB561A3 isoform X3: MPGIQFLPFSILLGILGILCVGLTGFWSQHWLGGFAWDGSSEMFNWHPVFMVTGMLVLYGSAALVYRVPLSWEGPKLPWKLLHAGLTLTAFLLVILGLVAVFEFHNKKKIPNMYSLHSWLGLTAVVLFSCQWLMGFASFLLPWAPIWLRALYKPIHVFFGSAILSVVMAACISGINEKLFFRLTNSTTPYSNLPAEAWFANILGLLILIYGLLVLWALAMSAWKRPDANSQDIQEPLLQEGR; the protein is encoded by the exons ATGCCTGGTATCCAGTTCCTGCCATTTTCTATCCTGCTTGGAATTCTGGGGATTCTCTGTGTGGGACTGACAGGATTCTGGAGCCAACACTGGCTTGGTGGCTTTGCCTGGGATGGTTCTTCTGAAATGTTCAACTGGCATCCAGTTTTTATGGTAACAGGCATGTTGGTCTTATATGGCTCAG CGGCACTGGTATATCGTGTGCCCCTTTCCTGGGAGGGgcccaagcttccatggaagcTGCTCCATGCAGGACTGACCTTGACAGCATTTCTCCTTGTCATATTGGGGCTGGTTGCTGTCTTTGAGTTTCACAACAAAAAGAAGATCCCCAACATGTACTCACTGCACAGCTGGCTGGGGCTAACTGCTGTAGTGCTTTTCTCCTGCCAG TGGCTAATGGGATTTGCATCTTTCCTGCTACCTTGGGCCCCCATCTGGCTGCGAGCCCTCTACAAGCCCATCCATGTTTTCTTTGGCTCTGCCATCCTTTCTGTAGTTATGGCAGCCTGTATCTCTGGCATTAATGAGAAGCTGTTCTTCAGACT AACAAATTCAACAACACCATACTCAAATCTCCCTGCAGAAGCCTGGTTTGCTAACATCTTGGGGTTACTTATCCTGATTTATGGGCTCTTGGTGTTATGGGCTCTTGCTATGTCTGCATGGAAGCGTCCAGATGCAAATTCACAAGACATACAAGAg CCCTTGCTTCAGGAAGGCAGATGA
- the LOC125426791 gene encoding lysosomal membrane ascorbate-dependent ferrireductase CYB561A3 isoform X1, protein MMSCSRGSTAHWNYFSRHPLRVRRKRGVLPSSSEMPGIQFLPFSILLGILGILCVGLTGFWSQHWLGGFAWDGSSEMFNWHPVFMVTGMLVLYGSAALVYRVPLSWEGPKLPWKLLHAGLTLTAFLLVILGLVAVFEFHNKKKIPNMYSLHSWLGLTAVVLFSCQWLMGFASFLLPWAPIWLRALYKPIHVFFGSAILSVVMAACISGINEKLFFRLTNSTTPYSNLPAEAWFANILGLLILIYGLLVLWALAMSAWKRPDANSQDIQEPLLQEGR, encoded by the exons GTGTTCTTCCCTCTAGTAGTGAGATGCCTGGTATCCAGTTCCTGCCATTTTCTATCCTGCTTGGAATTCTGGGGATTCTCTGTGTGGGACTGACAGGATTCTGGAGCCAACACTGGCTTGGTGGCTTTGCCTGGGATGGTTCTTCTGAAATGTTCAACTGGCATCCAGTTTTTATGGTAACAGGCATGTTGGTCTTATATGGCTCAG CGGCACTGGTATATCGTGTGCCCCTTTCCTGGGAGGGgcccaagcttccatggaagcTGCTCCATGCAGGACTGACCTTGACAGCATTTCTCCTTGTCATATTGGGGCTGGTTGCTGTCTTTGAGTTTCACAACAAAAAGAAGATCCCCAACATGTACTCACTGCACAGCTGGCTGGGGCTAACTGCTGTAGTGCTTTTCTCCTGCCAG TGGCTAATGGGATTTGCATCTTTCCTGCTACCTTGGGCCCCCATCTGGCTGCGAGCCCTCTACAAGCCCATCCATGTTTTCTTTGGCTCTGCCATCCTTTCTGTAGTTATGGCAGCCTGTATCTCTGGCATTAATGAGAAGCTGTTCTTCAGACT AACAAATTCAACAACACCATACTCAAATCTCCCTGCAGAAGCCTGGTTTGCTAACATCTTGGGGTTACTTATCCTGATTTATGGGCTCTTGGTGTTATGGGCTCTTGCTATGTCTGCATGGAAGCGTCCAGATGCAAATTCACAAGACATACAAGAg CCCTTGCTTCAGGAAGGCAGATGA